One Curtobacterium sp. MCLR17_007 DNA window includes the following coding sequences:
- a CDS encoding SOS response-associated peptidase, whose product MCGRFVVSDTTADLLPELMGELAARTEHVDEDSGEVHSGLAPSWNVAPTDPVYAVRQRHGERELPRISWGFVPTWAKDFAKQRPKPINARIETVATSGMFKRAFTTNRCIVPAQGYYEWVVREDGKEPHFVHEPGGALAMAGVVSAWPDPTKAEDDPDKWKLSLAIITRDAHVAPGEVHDRMPAFLTPDGYDDWLGGDLAPDDLLALLDHESLAVAAGLEQYEVARAVNSVRNDGPQLIEPVTGAGAPEHPGESTLF is encoded by the coding sequence ATGTGTGGCCGCTTCGTCGTCTCCGACACCACCGCTGACCTGCTCCCCGAGCTCATGGGCGAGCTCGCCGCCCGCACCGAGCACGTGGACGAGGACTCGGGCGAGGTGCACTCCGGCCTGGCTCCGAGCTGGAACGTCGCCCCGACCGACCCCGTGTACGCCGTCCGGCAACGGCACGGCGAGCGCGAGCTCCCGCGCATCAGCTGGGGCTTCGTGCCGACCTGGGCGAAGGACTTCGCCAAGCAGCGCCCGAAGCCGATCAACGCGCGGATCGAGACCGTCGCCACGAGCGGCATGTTCAAGCGGGCCTTCACGACCAACCGCTGCATCGTCCCGGCCCAGGGCTACTACGAGTGGGTCGTGCGTGAGGACGGCAAGGAGCCCCACTTCGTGCACGAGCCCGGTGGCGCCCTGGCGATGGCGGGTGTCGTCAGCGCCTGGCCCGACCCGACCAAGGCCGAGGACGACCCCGACAAGTGGAAGCTCTCGCTCGCGATCATCACGCGTGACGCCCACGTCGCTCCGGGCGAGGTGCACGACCGCATGCCCGCGTTCCTCACGCCGGACGGCTACGACGACTGGCTCGGCGGCGACCTGGCTCCGGACGACCTGCTCGCGCTCCTCGACCACGAGTCGCTCGCGGTGGCGGCCGGCCTCGAGCAGTACGAGGTCGCCCGCGCCGTCAACAGCGTCCGCAACGATGGACCCCAGCTGATCGAGCCCGTCACGGGCGCAGGCGCTCCCGAACACCCCGGCGAGTCCACGCTCTTCTGA
- a CDS encoding SDR family NAD(P)-dependent oxidoreductase, whose amino-acid sequence MPRDITTFGARTTAAEVLDGIDLTGRTAIVTGAASGIGVETARALAGAGAAVTMAVRDVDAGRRVAADIAESTGRPAPTVLELHLDRPASVDAFTAAWDGPLDVLIANAGIMDAPETYTPAGWESQFATNHLGHFALALGLHDALAAAGSARIVAVSSSGHGSSPVVFDDLFFRRRPYEPGLAYAQSKTANALFAVGVGLRWADDGITANSCMPGGIWTGLQKHWDPDVLAATKVAAADLVKTPAQGAATSVLLATAPELADVSGKYFEDCHESAVVDAVQDGLYGVLPWALDTRDADRLWDVSVALLDAEARSRG is encoded by the coding sequence ATGCCCCGCGACATCACCACGTTCGGCGCCCGCACGACGGCCGCCGAGGTCCTCGACGGCATCGACCTGACCGGCCGCACCGCGATCGTCACCGGCGCCGCGTCGGGCATCGGCGTCGAGACGGCCCGGGCGCTCGCCGGGGCCGGAGCCGCCGTGACGATGGCCGTCCGCGACGTCGACGCCGGCCGCCGGGTCGCAGCCGACATCGCGGAGTCGACCGGGCGTCCGGCACCGACGGTCCTCGAGCTGCACCTGGACCGCCCGGCCTCGGTCGACGCGTTCACCGCCGCGTGGGACGGCCCGCTCGACGTGCTGATCGCCAACGCCGGCATCATGGACGCTCCCGAGACGTACACGCCCGCCGGGTGGGAGTCGCAGTTCGCCACGAACCACCTCGGGCACTTCGCCCTGGCGCTCGGGCTGCACGACGCCCTGGCGGCAGCGGGGTCGGCGCGCATCGTCGCCGTGTCGTCGAGCGGGCACGGCTCGTCGCCCGTCGTGTTCGACGACCTGTTCTTCCGGCGCCGCCCGTACGAGCCCGGGCTGGCCTACGCCCAGTCGAAGACCGCGAACGCCCTGTTCGCCGTCGGGGTGGGCCTGCGCTGGGCCGACGACGGCATCACCGCGAACTCCTGCATGCCCGGCGGCATCTGGACCGGCCTGCAGAAGCACTGGGACCCGGACGTCCTGGCGGCCACCAAGGTCGCGGCGGCGGACCTCGTCAAGACCCCCGCGCAGGGAGCGGCGACCTCCGTGCTGCTCGCCACGGCACCCGAGCTCGCCGACGTCAGCGGGAAGTACTTCGAGGACTGCCACGAGTCGGCCGTGGTCGATGCCGTGCAGGACGGCCTGTACGGGGTGCTGCCCTGGGCGCTCGACACCCGCGACGCCGACCGTCTGTGGGACGTGTCCGTCGCGCTGCTCGACGCCGAGGCCCGCAGCCGCGGGTAG
- a CDS encoding beta-propeller fold lactonase family protein has product MSTAPSGAASDAVPAVPALPALPALAALPALLVGSYTATGGGNATGISLVEDGVASTVAVMDDPSFLAVAGDRVYAVSEVVDGSVQAFRRNGAALEHLWTAAAGGDAPCHVRVDPDGVLVLTNYTSGTVTAVDLVAAEAFAASAGPGDALVVPDAASSTEVLPDVTGPDADRQDGPHAHQSIATPEATILVADLGGDALHEFSVGGAGADAGAGAGADDSSSLVLVRVHHVAPGAGPRHMAWFDGDLFVAGELDGHVHRLRRDESGSLRTVASVSTGAGESLLSHIEVDDSGLVYVAVRGRDVIVVLDALDGQLAVVGSASSGGVWPRHFARVPGFVLVANERSDAIAVLPVGPDGVPGESVGQIAVGTPTCVVPVG; this is encoded by the coding sequence GTGAGCACTGCGCCGTCCGGTGCTGCGTCCGATGCGGTGCCGGCGGTGCCGGCGTTGCCCGCGCTGCCTGCGCTGGCCGCGTTGCCTGCATTGCTCGTGGGGTCCTACACCGCGACGGGGGGCGGGAACGCGACCGGGATATCCCTCGTCGAGGACGGCGTCGCGTCGACCGTCGCCGTGATGGACGACCCGTCGTTCCTGGCGGTCGCGGGTGACCGCGTGTACGCCGTGTCCGAGGTCGTCGACGGCAGCGTGCAGGCCTTCCGCCGGAACGGGGCCGCGCTCGAGCACCTGTGGACCGCCGCTGCCGGGGGTGATGCGCCGTGCCACGTCCGGGTCGACCCGGACGGGGTGCTGGTGCTGACGAACTACACGTCGGGGACCGTCACCGCGGTGGACCTGGTCGCGGCGGAGGCGTTCGCGGCGTCGGCGGGGCCGGGGGACGCGCTCGTGGTGCCGGATGCCGCGTCGTCGACCGAGGTCCTGCCGGACGTGACGGGCCCTGATGCCGACCGGCAGGACGGGCCGCATGCGCACCAGTCCATCGCGACGCCAGAGGCCACGATCCTGGTGGCGGACCTGGGCGGGGACGCGCTCCACGAGTTCTCGGTGGGTGGTGCTGGTGCTGACGCCGGTGCCGGTGCCGGTGCTGATGACTCGTCGTCGCTCGTGCTGGTCCGGGTCCACCACGTGGCGCCTGGGGCAGGGCCGAGGCACATGGCCTGGTTCGACGGGGACCTGTTCGTCGCCGGGGAACTCGACGGGCACGTCCACCGGCTGCGCCGTGACGAGAGCGGGTCGCTCCGCACCGTGGCCTCGGTGTCGACGGGGGCGGGCGAGTCCCTGCTGAGCCACATCGAGGTCGACGACTCCGGGCTGGTGTACGTCGCGGTGCGGGGCCGGGACGTCATCGTGGTGCTCGACGCCTTGGACGGACAGTTGGCGGTCGTCGGGTCGGCGTCGTCGGGTGGTGTCTGGCCGCGGCACTTCGCCCGGGTGCCCGGGTTCGTCCTGGTGGCGAACGAGCGGTCCGACGCGATCGCGGTGTTGCCCGTGGGGCCGGACGGGGTTCCGGGGGAGTCCGTCGGGCAGATCGCCGTCGGCACGCCGACGTGCGTGGTGCCGGTCGGCTAG
- a CDS encoding DUF1304 domain-containing protein: protein MSVLLVLSCVFAILAGLLHVYIFFMESIAWTSPRVRKTFGIASDAEARATRSLAFNQGFYNLFLAIGTFLGVVLAFAGNGGTGWPLIVFGTASMLAAAVVLVGTGRRYLSTALIQGSFPLIALLFAFLGSTFGV, encoded by the coding sequence ATGTCGGTCCTCCTCGTCCTCTCCTGCGTGTTCGCGATCCTCGCCGGACTGCTCCACGTCTACATCTTCTTCATGGAGTCGATCGCCTGGACGAGCCCCCGCGTCCGCAAGACCTTCGGCATCGCCTCCGACGCCGAAGCGCGCGCCACCCGCTCGCTCGCCTTCAACCAGGGCTTCTACAACCTGTTCCTGGCGATCGGCACCTTCCTCGGTGTGGTGCTCGCCTTCGCGGGCAACGGTGGGACGGGCTGGCCGCTCATCGTCTTCGGCACGGCGAGCATGCTCGCCGCAGCCGTGGTGCTCGTCGGCACGGGCCGTCGGTACCTCAGCACGGCGCTGATCCAGGGCTCGTTCCCGCTCATCGCGCTGCTCTTCGCCTTCCTGGGCTCGACCTTCGGCGTCTGA
- the purL gene encoding phosphoribosylformylglycinamidine synthase subunit PurL, whose translation MTTHVRPKPDTVQDAAATPDKDQPYEALGLKADEYAKIREILGRRPTSGELAMYSVMWSEHCSYKSSKNYLRQFGKKVTPEMTKNLMVGMGENAGVVDIGDGWAVTFKVESHNHPSYVEPYQGAATGVGGIVRDIISMGARPVAVMDQLRFGAIDHEDTARVVHGVVGGISFYGNCLGLPNIGGETYFDSVYQGNPLVNALAVGVLRHEDLHLANASGAGNKVVLFGARTGGDGIGGASILASDTFTEGGPTKRPAVQVGDPFAEKVLIECCLELFQKDLVEGIQDLGAAGISCATSELASNGDGGMHISLDDVLLRDPTLTAEEILMSESQERMMAVVRPDKLDAFLQVVGKWEVETSVLGEVTGTGRLVIDWQGQEIVNVDPRTVAVDGPVYDRPVAYPTWIDALQSDGAESLDRPETGPALKAQFLQLLGSPNLADKRWITNQYDTYVLGNTALAFPDDGGMIRVDEETGLGVTIATDANGRYCQLDPKQGARLALAEAYRNVAVTGAIPAAVTDCLNFGSPENPEVMWQFSEAVEGLADGCMELGIPVTGGNVSFYNQTGSTPIHPTPVVGVLGVIDDVAKRVPSGWQDDGHNIYLLGTTDLELDGSAWAGTVHGHLGGRPPKVDLAHEKDLAALLHAATDEQLLTSAHDLSDGGLAQSLAESVLRFGVGARVVLDELQERDGIDVATALFSESTTRVIVTVRREDDVRFQGLCNGRGFPVLRIGVTDGHSQALEVQGAFEVSVDELRGTHGATLPSRFGDVIQETVTEGVLGRGPLASDGTFSPRTDS comes from the coding sequence GTACGCGAAGATCCGCGAGATCCTCGGCCGTCGCCCCACCTCGGGTGAGCTGGCGATGTACTCGGTCATGTGGTCGGAGCACTGCTCGTACAAGTCGAGCAAGAACTACCTCCGGCAGTTCGGCAAGAAGGTCACGCCGGAGATGACGAAGAACCTGATGGTCGGCATGGGCGAGAACGCCGGTGTCGTCGACATCGGCGACGGCTGGGCGGTCACCTTCAAGGTCGAGTCGCACAACCACCCGTCCTACGTCGAGCCGTACCAGGGCGCCGCCACGGGCGTCGGCGGCATCGTCCGCGACATCATCTCGATGGGTGCGCGTCCGGTGGCGGTCATGGACCAGCTCCGCTTCGGCGCGATCGACCACGAGGACACGGCCCGCGTCGTGCACGGGGTCGTCGGGGGCATCTCGTTCTACGGCAACTGCCTGGGCCTGCCGAACATCGGCGGCGAGACCTACTTCGACTCCGTGTACCAGGGCAACCCGCTGGTCAACGCCCTCGCGGTGGGTGTCCTGCGGCACGAGGACCTGCACCTGGCGAACGCCTCGGGCGCCGGCAACAAGGTCGTCCTCTTCGGCGCCCGCACCGGCGGCGACGGCATCGGCGGCGCGTCGATCCTGGCGTCCGACACCTTCACCGAGGGCGGCCCGACCAAGCGCCCCGCAGTGCAGGTCGGCGACCCCTTCGCCGAGAAGGTCCTGATCGAGTGCTGCCTCGAGCTCTTCCAGAAGGACCTCGTCGAGGGCATCCAGGACCTCGGCGCCGCGGGCATCTCGTGCGCCACGTCCGAGCTCGCCAGCAACGGCGACGGCGGCATGCACATCTCGCTCGACGACGTCCTGCTGCGGGACCCCACGCTCACGGCAGAGGAGATCCTCATGTCGGAGAGCCAGGAGCGCATGATGGCGGTCGTCCGTCCCGACAAGCTCGACGCCTTCCTGCAGGTCGTCGGCAAGTGGGAGGTCGAGACGAGCGTCCTCGGCGAGGTCACCGGCACCGGTCGTCTCGTGATCGACTGGCAGGGCCAGGAGATCGTCAACGTCGACCCGCGCACCGTCGCCGTCGACGGCCCCGTGTACGACCGCCCGGTCGCCTACCCGACCTGGATCGACGCGCTGCAGTCCGACGGCGCCGAGTCGCTCGACCGCCCGGAGACGGGGCCGGCCCTCAAGGCGCAGTTCCTGCAGTTGCTCGGGTCGCCGAACCTGGCGGACAAACGCTGGATCACGAACCAGTACGACACCTACGTGCTCGGCAACACCGCCTTGGCGTTCCCGGACGACGGCGGCATGATCCGCGTCGACGAGGAAACGGGCCTCGGCGTGACGATCGCGACGGACGCGAACGGCCGCTACTGCCAGCTCGACCCGAAGCAGGGCGCTCGCCTGGCCCTGGCCGAGGCGTACCGCAACGTCGCCGTCACCGGTGCCATCCCGGCGGCGGTGACCGACTGCCTGAACTTCGGCTCCCCGGAGAACCCCGAGGTGATGTGGCAGTTCTCCGAGGCGGTCGAAGGACTGGCGGACGGCTGCATGGAGCTCGGCATCCCGGTGACCGGCGGCAACGTGTCGTTCTACAACCAGACCGGCTCGACCCCGATCCACCCCACCCCCGTGGTCGGTGTGCTCGGTGTCATCGACGACGTCGCCAAGCGCGTGCCCTCGGGTTGGCAGGACGACGGCCACAACATCTACCTGCTCGGCACGACCGACCTCGAGCTCGACGGTTCGGCGTGGGCGGGCACCGTGCACGGGCACCTGGGCGGTCGCCCGCCCAAGGTCGACCTGGCCCACGAGAAGGACCTCGCCGCGCTGCTGCACGCCGCCACGGACGAGCAGCTGCTGACCAGCGCCCACGACCTGTCGGACGGCGGGCTCGCGCAGTCGCTCGCCGAGTCGGTCCTGCGCTTCGGGGTCGGCGCACGCGTCGTCCTCGACGAACTGCAGGAACGCGACGGCATCGACGTCGCCACGGCGCTGTTCTCGGAGTCGACCACGCGGGTGATCGTCACCGTCCGCCGCGAGGACGACGTCCGCTTCCAGGGCCTCTGCAACGGTCGGGGCTTCCCCGTCCTGCGCATCGGTGTGACCGACGGCCACTCGCAGGCCCTCGAGGTCCAGGGGGCGTTCGAGGTCTCGGTCGACGAACTCCGCGGCACGCACGGCGCGACCCTGCCGAGCCGCTTCGGCGACGTCATCCAGGAAACCGTGACCGAGGGCGTCCTGGGCCGCGGCCCGTTGGCGTCCGACGGCACGTTCTCGCCGCGCACCGACAGCTGA
- a CDS encoding iron-siderophore ABC transporter substrate-binding protein, translated as MIRSSLPKQRLRRVLAAAGAVVAASLVLAGCSSGSTTAQSTSTASGDGAFPVSITTGLGTTTIESQPKRVVALGWGDAETALELGVQPVGASDWLAFGGDGVGPWLKDAYTKSPKIINTLEPSYEDILKLKPDLILDVKSSGDKDRYSKLSAIAPTVAIPKGGENYLATTKQQTTMIAEALGKVTEGKKLLSGVDDAYAAARKAHPEFDGKTAVIGAYTSEGFGAYASADSRAQFMQQLGFTIPEKIDQEAGKQFSVSLSNENLDLLNADLTVILPIYVEASAAENDPLFQKVPSVQAGHSIVVDDKDVSSAFSMGTTAAIEWALKRLPDEFAAKLG; from the coding sequence GTGATCCGATCCTCCCTCCCCAAGCAGCGCCTCCGCCGCGTGCTCGCAGCAGCCGGCGCCGTCGTGGCCGCCTCGCTCGTCCTCGCCGGGTGCTCCTCCGGTTCGACGACCGCGCAGTCGACCTCGACCGCCTCCGGCGACGGCGCCTTCCCGGTGTCCATCACGACCGGCCTCGGCACCACGACCATCGAGTCGCAGCCCAAGCGCGTCGTCGCCCTCGGCTGGGGCGACGCCGAGACGGCACTCGAGCTCGGCGTGCAGCCTGTCGGCGCGAGCGACTGGCTGGCGTTCGGTGGCGACGGCGTCGGGCCGTGGCTCAAGGACGCCTACACGAAGTCGCCCAAGATCATCAACACGCTCGAGCCCAGCTACGAGGACATCCTCAAGCTCAAGCCGGACCTGATCCTCGACGTCAAGTCCTCGGGCGACAAGGACCGCTACAGCAAGCTCTCCGCGATCGCGCCGACCGTGGCCATCCCGAAGGGCGGCGAGAACTACCTCGCCACCACGAAGCAGCAGACCACGATGATCGCCGAGGCGCTCGGGAAGGTCACCGAGGGCAAGAAGCTGCTGTCCGGGGTCGACGACGCCTACGCCGCAGCACGCAAGGCGCACCCCGAGTTCGACGGCAAGACCGCCGTCATCGGGGCCTACACGTCCGAGGGCTTCGGCGCCTACGCCTCGGCCGACAGCCGCGCGCAGTTCATGCAGCAGCTCGGGTTCACCATCCCCGAGAAGATCGACCAAGAAGCCGGCAAGCAGTTCTCGGTGTCGCTGTCGAACGAGAACCTCGACCTGCTGAACGCCGACCTGACGGTGATCCTGCCGATCTACGTCGAGGCCTCGGCCGCCGAGAACGACCCGCTGTTCCAGAAGGTGCCGTCGGTCCAGGCCGGCCATTCCATCGTCGTCGACGACAAGGACGTGTCCTCGGCGTTCTCGATGGGCACCACCGCGGCGATCGAGTGGGCGCTCAAGCGCCTGCCCGACGAGTTCGCGGCGAAGCTCGGCTGA
- a CDS encoding shikimate dehydrogenase, whose translation MTPTWHDPERTALSVLGSPITHSLSPTLHLAAYEVLGLPFTYDRHEVASGGLDAFVAALGPEQRGLSLTMPLKREVLPLLDRTTPLVDELGVANTMAFRTSGDRVLRWGANTDVEGLVRPVAALGHVPGEATILGGGATAASALTASLRLGASLVRVFVRDTARAGDLVTLATRLGVTIEVHPLAELDQAGPLGFVVSTLPGGAADDLHLVPSGPDAVLFDVAYEPWPTAASSRWSAAGGRVLNGLDMLTEQAIGQIRFFLTGDDDELLPDEAAVRRAMRAAVRLPETIGG comes from the coding sequence GTGACCCCCACCTGGCACGACCCGGAGCGCACTGCCCTGTCCGTGCTCGGCTCCCCGATCACGCACTCCCTCTCCCCCACGCTGCACCTGGCGGCGTACGAGGTGCTCGGCCTGCCCTTCACCTACGACCGGCACGAGGTCGCCTCCGGCGGGCTCGACGCGTTCGTCGCGGCGCTCGGCCCGGAGCAGCGCGGGCTCAGCCTGACCATGCCGCTCAAGCGCGAGGTGCTGCCCCTGCTCGACCGGACGACACCGCTGGTCGACGAACTCGGCGTCGCGAACACGATGGCGTTCCGGACCTCAGGCGACCGGGTGCTGCGGTGGGGCGCGAACACCGACGTCGAGGGACTGGTCCGTCCCGTCGCCGCACTCGGGCACGTCCCCGGCGAGGCCACGATCCTGGGCGGCGGAGCCACCGCGGCGAGCGCCCTGACGGCGTCGCTGCGACTCGGGGCCTCGCTGGTCCGGGTCTTCGTCCGGGACACCGCGCGCGCCGGTGACCTGGTGACCCTGGCGACACGGCTCGGGGTGACGATCGAGGTGCACCCCCTGGCCGAGCTCGACCAGGCCGGCCCGCTCGGGTTCGTCGTGTCGACGCTCCCCGGTGGCGCTGCCGACGACCTGCACCTCGTGCCGAGCGGGCCGGACGCCGTGCTGTTCGACGTGGCCTACGAGCCGTGGCCGACGGCGGCGTCGAGTCGGTGGTCGGCTGCCGGAGGCCGGGTGCTGAACGGGCTCGACATGTTGACCGAGCAGGCGATCGGGCAGATCCGGTTCTTCCTGACCGGGGACGACGACGAGCTGCTGCCGGACGAGGCGGCCGTGCGCCGGGCGATGCGCGCCGCGGTGCGCCTGCCGGAGACGATCGGCGGGTAG
- a CDS encoding YchJ family metal-binding protein: MNPSDRCPCLSGNPYGECCGPLHAGAAAPTAERLMRSRFSAFALGLPEYVLSSWHPSTRPSSLELDADQRWTRLDVLSTQAGGPFDSRGTVAFRAWWRTDTERGTLEETSDFVREQGRWSYLDGVVS, from the coding sequence ATGAACCCCTCGGACCGTTGCCCCTGCCTGAGCGGCAACCCCTACGGCGAGTGCTGCGGTCCCCTGCACGCCGGGGCCGCAGCTCCGACCGCGGAACGGCTCATGCGGTCGCGCTTCTCCGCCTTCGCGCTGGGGCTGCCCGAGTACGTGCTGTCGTCGTGGCACCCGAGCACCCGGCCGAGCTCGCTCGAACTCGACGCCGACCAGCGCTGGACACGGCTCGACGTGCTGTCGACCCAGGCCGGAGGCCCGTTCGACTCCCGGGGCACGGTCGCCTTCCGCGCGTGGTGGCGGACCGACACCGAGCGTGGCACGCTCGAGGAGACGAGCGACTTCGTGCGCGAGCAGGGCCGCTGGTCCTACCTGGACGGGGTCGTCAGCTGA
- a CDS encoding organic hydroperoxide resistance protein, whose product MSLDIVYTAVAHASGGGRDGHVRSEDDRLDLDTRPPKEMGGSGEGTNPEQLFAAGYAACFLGALHAAGRELGVDTTGAEVSAEVGIGGNGSGGFGLAVELDVYAPNVEQTQRQRAVERAHEICPYSNATRGNITVTLSLVD is encoded by the coding sequence ATGAGTCTCGACATCGTCTACACCGCCGTCGCCCACGCCTCCGGGGGCGGCCGCGACGGGCACGTCCGCAGCGAGGACGACCGCCTCGACCTCGACACCCGCCCCCCGAAGGAGATGGGCGGCAGCGGCGAGGGCACCAACCCCGAGCAGCTCTTCGCCGCCGGGTACGCCGCGTGCTTCCTCGGTGCACTGCACGCCGCGGGCCGCGAGCTCGGCGTCGACACCACCGGTGCCGAGGTCTCCGCCGAGGTCGGCATCGGCGGCAACGGCAGCGGGGGCTTCGGGCTGGCGGTCGAGCTGGACGTCTACGCGCCCAACGTCGAGCAGACCCAGCGCCAGCGTGCCGTCGAGCGGGCGCACGAGATCTGCCCGTACTCGAACGCCACCCGGGGCAACATCACCGTCACGCTGTCGCTCGTCGACTGA
- a CDS encoding chorismate mutase: MSEYDDAAVAELQSIRQSIDNIDAAVIHMLAERFKYTQRVGYLKASAGMPPADPAREQVQVSRLRSLAAESHLDPAFAEKFLNFIVAEVIHHHEQIAEGEA; encoded by the coding sequence ATGAGCGAGTACGACGACGCGGCCGTGGCGGAGCTGCAGAGCATCCGGCAGAGCATCGACAACATCGACGCCGCGGTGATCCACATGCTCGCAGAGCGCTTCAAGTACACGCAGCGGGTGGGGTACCTCAAGGCCAGTGCGGGCATGCCGCCGGCCGACCCGGCACGCGAGCAGGTGCAGGTCTCGCGGCTGCGGTCGCTCGCGGCGGAGTCACACCTGGACCCGGCGTTCGCGGAGAAGTTCCTGAACTTCATCGTCGCCGAGGTCATCCACCACCACGAGCAGATCGCCGAGGGCGAGGCGTGA
- a CDS encoding NAD(P)-dependent oxidoreductase codes for MSANPRTVVTLPFAELVDRFGPVPDGVELEVWDLEEPHERPNDIAITLLPFYFQGRHRWQYVHDLPNLRLLQLPSAGYEHAVPHVPAHAQLANGRGIHDDETAELAVGLALTALREIGQFQIDRTNQVWDVRKTRSLADRRVTVVGYGAIGGAIATRFEAFRTDVTVVARTAREQDGRQVHAFDELPELARSTDVLVLIAPLTDETEHLVDAALLAALPDGALVVNVARGKVVDTDALVAELLAGRLSAGLDVTDPEPLPPGHPLWTTPNTVLTPHVGGNTDLSVPRSIELMRRQVSALAEGRPFENLIQT; via the coding sequence GTGAGCGCGAACCCCCGTACCGTCGTCACCCTGCCGTTCGCCGAACTCGTCGACCGGTTCGGCCCCGTGCCGGACGGCGTCGAGCTCGAGGTGTGGGACCTCGAAGAGCCGCACGAGCGGCCGAACGACATCGCGATCACGCTGCTGCCGTTCTACTTCCAGGGACGCCACCGGTGGCAGTACGTGCACGACCTGCCGAACCTGCGACTCCTGCAGCTGCCGAGTGCCGGGTACGAGCACGCGGTGCCGCACGTCCCCGCGCACGCGCAACTGGCGAACGGCCGGGGCATCCACGACGACGAGACCGCCGAGCTCGCCGTCGGTCTCGCACTCACGGCGCTGCGCGAGATCGGCCAGTTCCAGATCGACCGGACGAACCAGGTCTGGGACGTCCGGAAGACCCGGTCCCTGGCCGACCGTCGGGTGACCGTGGTCGGCTACGGCGCGATCGGAGGCGCCATCGCGACGCGCTTCGAAGCGTTCCGGACCGATGTCACCGTCGTCGCCAGGACCGCTCGCGAGCAGGACGGCCGCCAGGTGCACGCGTTCGACGAGCTGCCCGAACTCGCCCGCAGCACCGACGTCCTCGTCCTCATCGCCCCGCTCACCGACGAGACCGAACACCTGGTCGACGCGGCGCTGCTCGCGGCGCTGCCGGACGGTGCCCTCGTGGTGAACGTCGCGCGCGGCAAGGTCGTCGACACCGATGCCCTGGTGGCCGAGCTACTCGCTGGGCGGCTCTCGGCCGGGCTCGACGTCACGGACCCCGAGCCGCTGCCGCCCGGGCACCCGCTGTGGACGACGCCGAACACCGTGCTCACGCCGCACGTCGGTGGCAACACCGACCTCAGCGTGCCGCGGTCGATCGAGCTGATGCGGCGGCAGGTGTCGGCCCTTGCCGAGGGTCGCCCCTTCGAGAACCTGATCCAGACCTGA